A region from the Muribaculum gordoncarteri genome encodes:
- the queG gene encoding tRNA epoxyqueuosine(34) reductase QueG: protein MSSGPSICKDDLIDEARRLGITDIGIAAAEPVDPETMSRYSQWIAEGCHGTMSYLERYPDLRADPRLILPEARSIITAAFNYYPAQFRQPDNLRFAYYAYGRDYHEVVRERLSRLADYVTQLTGAATRVCVDTAPVLERYWAIKSGLGFKGLNSLLILPSRGSYFFLGEILTTAEITPTEPCNRRCGDCGACQRACPAGAIRGDGTIDASRCLSYLTIEYRGELPDSVDLGNRIYGCDTCQRVCPHNRKSRPTEIEDFTPSPEFLALDRDEIANLTPERFNALFRHSAIKRTKLSGLLRNLNRLSPDNQNLT from the coding sequence ATGAGTTCAGGGCCATCGATATGTAAGGACGACCTCATCGACGAGGCCCGCCGACTCGGCATAACCGACATAGGCATCGCAGCGGCCGAGCCTGTCGACCCCGAAACCATGTCACGCTATAGTCAATGGATTGCCGAGGGATGTCACGGCACCATGTCCTATCTTGAACGTTATCCCGATCTTCGCGCCGACCCGCGATTGATTCTTCCTGAAGCACGAAGCATAATAACAGCAGCATTCAACTACTATCCTGCACAATTCAGGCAGCCCGACAATCTGCGTTTTGCCTACTACGCCTACGGCCGTGACTACCACGAAGTGGTGCGCGAACGCTTGTCACGCCTTGCCGATTATGTGACGCAGCTCACCGGAGCGGCCACACGCGTGTGTGTCGACACCGCCCCGGTGCTTGAGCGTTATTGGGCCATAAAGTCGGGCCTTGGATTCAAGGGGCTGAATTCGCTGCTTATCCTGCCCTCTCGCGGCTCCTACTTCTTTCTTGGGGAAATCCTCACCACTGCCGAGATAACGCCTACAGAGCCTTGTAACAGGCGTTGTGGCGACTGTGGGGCTTGTCAGCGTGCATGTCCTGCCGGAGCAATCAGAGGCGACGGCACCATCGACGCGTCACGATGCCTCTCCTATCTCACCATCGAGTATCGCGGCGAGCTTCCCGACAGTGTGGATCTCGGCAACCGCATATACGGCTGCGACACCTGCCAGAGAGTGTGTCCCCACAACCGCAAGAGCCGTCCCACTGAAATTGAGGATTTCACTCCGTCACCCGAATTTCTCGCCCTCGACCGCGACGAAATTGCCAACCTAACGCCCGAGCGTTTCAATGCGCTGTTCAGGCACTCGGCCATAAAGCGCACGAAACTTTCAGGGCTGTTGCGCAACCTCAACCGGTTGTCGCCCGACAATCAAAATCTTACCTGA
- a CDS encoding MotA/TolQ/ExbB proton channel family protein — MSTLNSLISQVFDAATHIISTVANSASTVTGIIKAQVPDTLTDTVTTTAEVVESIPAPEPVELSVWELCLKGGFIMIPLALLSIICIYIFIERYIVLRRANREDASFMKRIKDYIHEGEIESAKNLCKKNGSPYARLILKGISRIGRPMNDVLVAIENTGNLEIANLGKGLPWLATTAAGAPMLGFLGTVIGMVEAFFSLASAGSAANIGVLAGGIYEALVTTVAGLVVGIIALFAYNYLVSRINGVMKLLEGKTMEFMDLLNEPAQ; from the coding sequence ATGTCAACCCTAAACTCGCTTATCTCACAGGTATTCGATGCTGCAACCCACATCATATCCACGGTTGCAAATAGCGCATCGACCGTAACAGGCATTATTAAAGCCCAAGTACCCGACACGCTGACCGACACCGTAACCACGACTGCCGAAGTGGTGGAGAGCATTCCGGCTCCCGAGCCCGTTGAGCTTTCAGTGTGGGAATTGTGTCTTAAAGGTGGATTCATAATGATTCCGTTGGCCCTCCTTTCCATAATATGCATATACATATTCATTGAACGCTATATCGTACTGCGCCGCGCCAACCGCGAAGACGCATCGTTCATGAAGCGCATAAAGGACTACATCCATGAGGGCGAGATCGAGAGCGCGAAAAATCTTTGCAAGAAGAACGGTTCGCCCTACGCCCGACTGATATTAAAGGGCATAAGCCGAATAGGACGCCCGATGAACGATGTGCTTGTAGCAATCGAGAACACCGGCAACCTTGAGATAGCCAATCTCGGAAAAGGACTGCCCTGGCTCGCAACAACCGCTGCGGGAGCGCCCATGCTCGGATTCCTCGGAACGGTAATAGGTATGGTCGAGGCATTCTTCTCGCTTGCAAGCGCAGGCTCGGCCGCCAATATCGGCGTACTTGCCGGAGGTATCTATGAAGCGCTTGTCACTACCGTAGCAGGTCTTGTGGTAGGTATTATCGCTCTGTTTGCCTACAACTACCTTGTGTCACGCATCAACGGCGTCATGAAGCTTCTTGAGGGTAAGACTATGGAATTCATGGATTTGCTCAACGAGCCGGCCCAATAA
- a CDS encoding polysaccharide deacetylase family protein: MFIEQPPLLYRILFPEAVWRIKRKKRKVVYLTFDDGPIPEVTPWVLDLLDYYGIKATFFLVGDNVKRNPHLLEEIKKRGHSWGNHTMNHLQGFKVQTPRYLRNIKEADDLIDSPLYRPPHGIMRWGQAKVIKEHFNIIMYDLVSRDYSKKLNGEQVLKNIKRFARNGSIIVFHDSLKAERNLRYALPRAIEWLKEQGYEFRAIDM, encoded by the coding sequence ATGTTTATCGAACAACCGCCATTGCTCTACCGCATTCTGTTTCCCGAAGCGGTGTGGCGCATAAAGCGTAAGAAACGCAAGGTGGTATACCTTACATTCGACGACGGCCCGATACCCGAGGTAACTCCTTGGGTATTGGACCTCCTCGATTATTACGGTATAAAGGCAACATTCTTCCTTGTAGGCGATAACGTTAAGCGCAATCCGCATCTGCTTGAAGAGATAAAGAAGCGCGGACACAGCTGGGGCAACCACACTATGAACCATCTGCAAGGTTTCAAGGTGCAGACACCGCGTTATCTCCGCAACATCAAGGAGGCCGACGACCTCATCGACAGTCCCCTCTACAGGCCGCCTCACGGCATAATGCGCTGGGGACAGGCCAAGGTCATCAAGGAGCATTTCAACATCATCATGTATGACCTTGTGTCACGCGACTACTCCAAGAAACTCAACGGCGAGCAGGTGCTGAAGAACATAAAGCGTTTTGCCCGCAACGGTTCCATTATTGTTTTTCACGACTCACTGAAGGCCGAGCGCAACCTGCGTTACGCACTGCCCCGCGCCATCGAGTGGCTTAAGGAGCAGGGCTATGAGTTCAGGGCCATCGATATGTAA
- a CDS encoding CBS domain-containing protein: MTAKDAISTQIVPLRSATTYREGLEEMRNAGRHILPVVDDGVYIGLVSDSAPLYAMESVGDAVTVMKPVIASTPMPLLLWRMVDEQASIFPVVDDLTGDYIGAVDRESIIRSVARLFPQVDESTELTITCRPSQYSASAIAHAVEDADAHLLNLNVTAGTAPDSPTTVQLRVNHSRGESVARSLQRYGYDTVEMGGTPGLVNSDLAERVNALLHYLEV; encoded by the coding sequence TTGACAGCAAAAGACGCCATATCGACACAAATTGTACCTTTACGCTCGGCTACTACCTATAGAGAGGGTCTTGAAGAGATGCGTAACGCAGGCCGTCACATTCTCCCGGTGGTTGACGACGGGGTGTATATAGGCTTGGTTAGCGACTCGGCACCGCTTTATGCTATGGAGAGTGTAGGCGATGCGGTCACCGTTATGAAGCCGGTAATTGCGTCCACCCCAATGCCGCTGCTGTTGTGGCGAATGGTCGATGAGCAGGCTTCGATATTCCCTGTTGTCGACGACCTTACCGGCGATTACATAGGAGCTGTCGACCGAGAGTCGATTATCAGGTCGGTAGCGCGGCTTTTCCCTCAGGTTGATGAATCCACTGAATTGACCATAACCTGTCGTCCGAGCCAATACAGTGCATCGGCCATAGCGCATGCCGTTGAGGATGCCGACGCGCATCTGCTTAATCTTAATGTTACAGCCGGCACGGCACCCGACAGCCCCACGACAGTGCAGTTGCGTGTCAACCACAGTCGCGGAGAGTCGGTGGCACGCTCGCTTCAGCGTTACGGATATGACACGGTTGAAATGGGCGGCACGCCGGGACTTGTAAATTCGGATCTTGCCGAGAGGGTGAACGCCTTGTTGCACTATCTGGAGGTGTGA
- a CDS encoding NAD kinase, translating to MRIAVYGNSYQEEHLEELSALFELLSTHNAWVEIEASFYRYLCKVLPTPPKINDVIEGDDFSAAIALSLGGDGTFLRTAQWVGKKEIPILGINTGHLGYLADVRISDVGKCLECVFNGNHRIDSRTMIEVDCAETDVDGWPYALNEVAILKQDTSSMIDMEARIGDVLLANYRGDGLIVSTPTGSTGYNLSVGGPILEPSAPVWAISPIAAHSLTMRPLVVSDDSVFSVTTHSRSDAYRLSLDGRSVSLAAGTTVTMRRAPFVTKVIQSQDHHFSDTLRDKLLWGIDKR from the coding sequence ATGAGAATAGCGGTTTACGGCAACAGTTACCAGGAAGAGCATCTTGAAGAGCTTTCGGCGCTTTTTGAGTTGCTGTCGACGCATAATGCCTGGGTTGAGATTGAGGCTTCGTTCTACCGTTATCTGTGTAAGGTGTTGCCTACGCCTCCAAAAATAAACGATGTGATAGAGGGCGACGATTTTTCGGCCGCCATTGCCTTAAGCCTCGGCGGTGACGGAACTTTCCTGCGCACCGCGCAATGGGTGGGGAAAAAGGAGATTCCGATATTGGGAATAAACACCGGGCATCTGGGATATCTTGCCGATGTGAGAATAAGCGATGTGGGCAAATGCCTTGAATGCGTATTCAACGGAAACCACCGCATAGATTCACGCACGATGATTGAGGTCGATTGTGCTGAAACCGATGTTGACGGATGGCCTTACGCACTTAATGAGGTGGCCATTCTGAAGCAGGATACATCGTCGATGATCGACATGGAGGCCCGAATAGGCGATGTATTGCTCGCCAATTACCGGGGCGACGGATTGATAGTATCGACACCTACCGGTTCGACCGGTTATAATCTGTCGGTGGGCGGACCGATATTGGAGCCTTCGGCACCTGTGTGGGCCATATCGCCCATTGCCGCCCATTCGTTGACCATGAGGCCGCTTGTTGTCAGCGATGACAGCGTGTTTTCGGTCACGACACATTCACGGTCGGATGCCTATCGACTGAGTCTTGACGGTCGTTCGGTGAGCCTTGCCGCCGGAACAACCGTGACGATGAGGCGTGCGCCTTTCGTGACAAAAGTTATTCAAAGCCAGGACCACCATTTTTCCGACACGTTGCGCGACAAATTGCTTTGGGGCATTGACAAAAGATGA
- a CDS encoding pyridoxine 5'-phosphate synthase, whose amino-acid sequence MTNLSVNINKIATLRNARGENVPNVEQVAIDCESFGANGITVHPRPDERHIRHDDVFALRPLVKTEFNIEGYPSPEFLDLVLKVKPEQVTLVPDAPDAITSSAGWNVKENMEFLTDIVDRLRDAGIRSSIFVDTDIENIKNAAATGADRVELYTKPYADLYPTNPEKAVAPFVEASRAAHKAGLGVNAGHDLSLANLKFFHERVPFLNEVSIGHALISDALYLGLKETIRQYKECLA is encoded by the coding sequence ATGACTAATTTAAGTGTAAATATCAACAAAATAGCCACCTTGCGAAATGCAAGAGGTGAGAATGTGCCTAACGTGGAGCAAGTTGCTATTGATTGCGAATCATTCGGAGCCAACGGTATAACCGTACATCCGCGCCCCGACGAGCGTCACATCCGTCATGACGATGTATTTGCCCTACGCCCGCTTGTTAAAACTGAATTCAACATTGAGGGATATCCTTCTCCGGAGTTCTTGGATCTCGTTCTAAAAGTGAAACCCGAACAAGTGACCCTTGTACCCGATGCTCCCGATGCAATAACGTCAAGCGCAGGATGGAACGTAAAGGAAAACATGGAATTCCTGACTGACATAGTCGATCGCCTTCGTGATGCCGGAATACGTTCATCGATATTCGTGGACACCGATATTGAAAACATAAAAAACGCCGCAGCCACAGGCGCCGACCGCGTGGAGCTGTACACCAAGCCCTATGCCGACTTGTATCCCACCAATCCCGAAAAAGCGGTGGCTCCCTTCGTCGAAGCAAGCCGCGCAGCCCACAAGGCAGGTCTTGGCGTAAATGCAGGTCACGACCTCAGCCTCGCCAACCTGAAGTTCTTCCACGAGCGTGTACCGTTTCTCAACGAAGTGTCGATAGGACATGCGCTGATTTCCGATGCCCTCTATCTCGGACTGAAAGAAACAATCAGGCAATACAAGGAGTGCCTTGCCTGA
- a CDS encoding protein O-mannosyl-transferase family, which produces MKQYRILNNSLGWLMFVIAAVTYLLTLEPTASYWDCPEFISQGYKLEIGHPPGNPIFMLAARFFVNFAPDAQHVAIAVNTMSALLSAGTILLLFWTITHLVKRLIVNDDATKVSLTQMLAIFGSGVCGALVYTWSDTFWFSAVEGEVYAFSSFCTALVFWLILKWENRADQPHSDRYLVLIAYVIGISIAVHLLNLLCIPAIVLVFYYKKFKNPDGKGSLIALLVSFVIVALILYGLVPGFIEMAQYCELLFVNVFGMGYNSGALAYTIIALGMMIWAVYELYRQRNEKLMKLSFFLAVFLSGITFIGDGWLIPVVLLGALLYYLFVYLKKIPVRIFNVILLSITVIFIGYSSYALLLIRSSANTPMNQNAPDNVFDLSSYLNREQYGDRPLLYGNTFNSGIVYEVDASGQPKAMKEEGKVLYGKSVKTSPDDPDRYEVIGHKSEYVMTPELNMLFPRMYDGKYAGAYKDWTGMKGKPVTVTTAVDQNGNPYPGNQQTRIKPTFLENLQFFFNYQLNHMYWRYFLWNFAGRQNDIQGNGEVTHGNWISGIPFIDNPRLGDQSLLPEPLGKGNKGHNVFYMLPLLLGIIGIGWQSFTSKRGIEQFWVVAFLFFMTGIAIVLYLNQTPNQPRERDYAFAGSFYAFAIWVGMGVAGIWRLIVNAVESKKKRPAASTVDSEETPSQRRTGIIAVSIACLIGLIVPLQMVSQTWDDHDRSGRYAARDFGMNYLSSVEPNGIIFTNGDNDTFPLWYAQEVEGFRTDVRVVNLSYLTTDWYVNQMKYPTYDAAAIDMMATPDKYAHDKRQFNYFLTPDTAKVNALSALKALYSDDSNKNSWGLSEFRYPNMYIPVDKEAVVKEGRVSEDEAAAVEEYIDVNLSDVPDGGLSLSNVISLDMIATNAANGWKRPIYFAMTIPDDYYLNLSPYMRSTGMAYEVGPIKNHDFDGYTIDVNTDKAYDNVVNKFRWGGIDKAKSADDIYLDETVRRMVTTTRSTILRLATSLYNEGVGAEIYLNNDSASMDEAQREKIHKFIVDRYTKAQNVLDLMTEKLPEYTSPYGIQIGAQVADLYDRLGLVMDRKDDIEKAQEILLHEIELYTGYILYFQSLSPAQYSTLPRDDRYINDTYYLQLLQQYAEAGGDAESLMKDLQARGVNFSRYLRAAEEALPQSIDENL; this is translated from the coding sequence ATGAAACAATATCGCATACTAAACAACTCGCTCGGATGGCTGATGTTTGTAATCGCAGCCGTCACCTATCTGCTCACACTCGAGCCCACCGCGAGCTACTGGGACTGCCCAGAATTCATATCACAAGGTTATAAACTTGAAATCGGACACCCGCCGGGCAACCCGATATTCATGCTTGCCGCACGATTCTTCGTCAACTTCGCACCCGACGCCCAGCATGTGGCAATAGCAGTCAACACAATGTCGGCGTTATTGAGCGCAGGCACCATCCTGTTGCTCTTCTGGACCATCACCCACCTTGTCAAGAGGCTGATTGTCAATGATGATGCGACAAAGGTGTCACTCACCCAGATGCTTGCCATATTCGGTTCAGGTGTATGCGGTGCGCTTGTATATACTTGGAGCGACACCTTCTGGTTCTCGGCCGTAGAGGGTGAGGTTTACGCCTTTTCATCGTTCTGTACCGCCTTGGTGTTTTGGCTCATCCTCAAGTGGGAAAACAGGGCCGACCAGCCTCACAGCGACCGTTACCTCGTACTCATTGCCTACGTAATCGGCATATCGATTGCCGTGCACCTGCTCAACCTGCTCTGTATTCCGGCAATCGTGCTTGTGTTCTACTATAAGAAATTCAAGAACCCCGACGGCAAGGGCTCGCTCATTGCACTGCTCGTGTCGTTTGTAATCGTGGCACTGATTCTCTACGGACTCGTTCCCGGATTCATCGAGATGGCACAGTATTGCGAGCTGTTGTTTGTCAACGTATTCGGAATGGGCTACAACAGCGGAGCATTGGCCTACACCATCATTGCATTGGGCATGATGATATGGGCTGTCTATGAGCTTTACCGTCAGCGCAATGAGAAGCTGATGAAGCTATCATTCTTCCTTGCGGTATTCCTGTCGGGTATAACCTTCATCGGCGACGGGTGGTTGATTCCCGTAGTGCTGCTCGGCGCTTTGCTCTACTACCTGTTTGTCTATCTCAAGAAGATACCCGTGCGCATCTTCAATGTGATATTGTTGAGCATAACGGTAATCTTCATCGGCTACTCCTCCTATGCGTTGCTGCTCATACGTTCATCGGCCAACACGCCCATGAATCAGAATGCGCCCGACAACGTATTCGACCTCAGCTCCTATCTTAACCGAGAGCAGTATGGCGACCGTCCGCTGCTTTACGGCAACACATTCAATTCGGGCATAGTCTACGAAGTCGATGCCTCAGGCCAGCCCAAGGCCATGAAGGAAGAGGGTAAGGTACTCTACGGCAAGAGCGTAAAGACATCGCCCGACGACCCCGACCGTTACGAAGTGATCGGTCACAAGAGTGAGTATGTCATGACTCCCGAGCTCAACATGCTATTCCCGCGAATGTATGACGGAAAATATGCAGGCGCCTACAAGGACTGGACCGGAATGAAGGGCAAGCCCGTTACGGTGACAACCGCTGTCGACCAGAACGGAAATCCCTATCCCGGCAATCAGCAGACCCGCATAAAGCCTACATTCCTGGAAAACCTTCAGTTCTTCTTCAACTACCAGCTCAACCACATGTACTGGCGTTACTTCCTGTGGAACTTTGCAGGACGACAGAACGACATACAGGGTAACGGTGAGGTGACCCACGGTAACTGGATATCGGGCATCCCCTTCATCGACAATCCCCGCCTCGGCGACCAGTCGCTGCTTCCCGAACCCCTCGGCAAGGGCAACAAGGGACACAACGTGTTCTATATGCTGCCGCTTCTGCTCGGTATAATAGGAATCGGCTGGCAGTCATTCACTTCAAAGCGTGGCATCGAGCAATTCTGGGTGGTTGCATTCCTCTTCTTCATGACCGGAATAGCCATCGTGCTTTACCTGAACCAGACACCCAACCAGCCCCGTGAGCGTGACTACGCATTTGCCGGATCGTTCTACGCATTTGCAATATGGGTGGGCATGGGAGTCGCCGGTATATGGCGACTGATTGTCAACGCCGTTGAATCCAAGAAAAAGCGTCCGGCGGCTTCGACTGTTGATTCGGAGGAAACTCCCTCACAGCGCCGCACCGGCATAATAGCCGTGTCGATTGCATGCCTTATAGGCTTGATTGTTCCGTTACAGATGGTGTCGCAGACTTGGGACGACCACGACCGTTCGGGACGATATGCGGCACGTGACTTCGGTATGAATTACCTGTCAAGCGTCGAGCCAAACGGTATCATATTCACCAACGGCGACAATGATACATTCCCCTTGTGGTATGCCCAGGAAGTCGAGGGATTCCGCACCGATGTAAGAGTCGTAAACCTCTCCTACCTGACAACCGACTGGTATGTCAACCAGATGAAGTATCCGACCTATGACGCTGCGGCAATCGACATGATGGCTACGCCCGACAAATATGCCCACGACAAGCGACAATTCAACTACTTCCTCACTCCCGACACCGCCAAGGTAAACGCCCTGTCGGCGTTGAAGGCTCTCTATTCCGATGATTCCAACAAGAATTCATGGGGATTGTCGGAGTTCCGCTACCCCAACATGTACATTCCCGTCGACAAGGAAGCCGTAGTAAAGGAGGGTAGGGTGAGCGAAGATGAAGCAGCCGCTGTTGAGGAATACATTGATGTGAATCTTAGCGATGTGCCCGACGGAGGACTTTCGCTTAGCAATGTCATATCACTCGACATGATCGCCACCAATGCCGCAAACGGATGGAAACGACCCATCTACTTTGCGATGACTATTCCCGACGACTACTATCTCAACTTGTCGCCCTACATGCGCTCGACCGGAATGGCCTACGAAGTTGGTCCGATAAAGAACCACGACTTCGACGGCTACACAATCGATGTAAACACCGACAAAGCCTATGACAATGTCGTGAACAAATTCCGTTGGGGAGGCATCGACAAAGCCAAGAGCGCCGACGACATATATCTCGACGAAACGGTAAGGCGCATGGTGACGACAACCCGCAGCACCATACTACGACTTGCAACCTCGCTCTACAACGAAGGAGTGGGAGCCGAGATATATCTCAACAACGACAGCGCGTCGATGGATGAGGCTCAGCGTGAAAAGATTCACAAATTCATTGTCGATCGTTACACCAAGGCTCAGAACGTTCTCGACCTCATGACCGAGAAACTCCCTGAATATACCTCGCCCTACGGCATACAGATAGGCGCTCAGGTTGCCGATCTCTACGACAGGCTCGGACTTGTCATGGATCGAAAGGACGACATTGAAAAAGCTCAGGAAATCCTGTTGCACGAGATAGAGCTCTATACAGGCTACATACTCTACTTCCAAAGCCTGTCGCCCGCACAGTACTCTACGCTCCCGCGCGACGACCGTTACATCAACGACACCTACTATCTGCAGCTGCTTCAGCAATATGCCGAGGCCGGAGGCGATGCCGAGTCGTTGATGAAGGATCTTCAGGCTCGCGGAGTCAACTTCTCGCGCTATCTGCGCGCAGCCGAAGAGGCTCTTCCCCAATCAATTGACGAGAATCTATAA
- a CDS encoding ExbD/TolR family protein, whose amino-acid sequence MALRRPHDMMAMFSMASMTDVIFLLLIFFMVTSTFVFPTALEVNLPQSSEQTAIKPGTRVYIDKEHRLYASFGDEEPQAIEPEALLAFLQLAQKSEPESFIAIYADEEVPYGKIVEVLDMGARNNLKMVLATKPTQTTPSAAANPQPLQ is encoded by the coding sequence ATGGCACTTAGACGACCCCACGACATGATGGCGATGTTTTCGATGGCATCAATGACCGATGTCATCTTCCTTCTGCTCATCTTCTTCATGGTCACTTCCACATTCGTTTTCCCTACGGCTCTTGAAGTGAATCTGCCCCAAAGCTCCGAGCAGACAGCCATCAAACCCGGCACAAGGGTGTATATCGACAAGGAGCATCGGCTCTACGCATCATTTGGCGACGAGGAGCCTCAGGCTATCGAGCCTGAAGCTCTGTTGGCATTCCTCCAGCTTGCCCAGAAGAGCGAGCCCGAAAGCTTCATTGCCATATACGCCGACGAAGAGGTACCCTACGGAAAGATTGTTGAGGTTCTTGACATGGGAGCCCGCAACAACCTCAAGATGGTGCTTGCCACCAAACCTACACAAACTACACCGTCAGCGGCCGCAAACCCGCAACCGCTTCAATAA